One stretch of Cedecea neteri DNA includes these proteins:
- the gmk gene encoding guanylate kinase has translation MAQGTLYIVSAPSGAGKSSLIQALLKTQPLYDTQVSISHTTRGVRPGENHGEHYFFVSKDEFQQMIAEDAFLEHAEVFGNYYGTSRRAIENVLATGVDVFLDIDWQGAEQIRQKMPQARSIFILPPSKDELDRRLRGRGQDSEEVIAKRMAQAVAEMSHYAEYDYLIVNDDFDTALSDLKIIIRAERLRMGRQKMRHDALISKLLAD, from the coding sequence TGGCTCAAGGCACGCTTTATATTGTTTCCGCTCCAAGTGGCGCGGGTAAATCCAGCCTCATCCAGGCTTTGTTAAAGACACAACCGCTGTATGACACCCAGGTTTCCATCTCTCATACCACTCGTGGTGTGCGCCCTGGTGAAAATCACGGGGAACATTACTTCTTTGTCAGCAAAGACGAATTTCAGCAGATGATCGCTGAAGACGCTTTTCTTGAGCATGCGGAAGTGTTTGGTAACTACTACGGTACGTCGCGTCGCGCGATTGAAAACGTCCTGGCAACCGGCGTGGATGTATTTTTGGATATCGACTGGCAGGGCGCAGAGCAGATTCGTCAGAAAATGCCTCAGGCCCGCAGTATCTTTATTCTGCCGCCGTCAAAAGACGAGCTTGACCGCCGCCTGCGTGGCCGCGGCCAGGACAGCGAAGAAGTGATTGCAAAACGCATGGCGCAAGCCGTTGCGGAAATGAGTCACTATGCGGAGTATGATTACCTTATCGTTAATGACGACTTCGATACCGCCCTGTCTGATTTAAAGATAATCATTCGTGCCGAGCGTCTACGAATGGGTCGCCAAAAGATGCGACATGACGCTTTAATCAGCAAACTATTGGCAGACTGA
- the rpoZ gene encoding DNA-directed RNA polymerase subunit omega: MARVTVQDAVEKIGNRFDLVLVAARRARQMQVGGKDPLVPEENDKTTVIALREIEEGLITNQILDVRERQEQQEQEAAELQAVTAIAEGRR, translated from the coding sequence ATGGCACGCGTAACCGTTCAGGACGCTGTAGAGAAAATTGGTAACCGTTTTGACCTGGTACTTGTGGCCGCGCGTCGCGCTCGTCAGATGCAGGTTGGCGGTAAAGATCCGCTGGTACCGGAAGAAAACGATAAAACGACCGTTATCGCACTGCGTGAAATCGAAGAAGGGTTGATCACCAACCAGATTCTCGATGTGCGTGAGCGCCAGGAACAGCAAGAGCAGGAAGCCGCAGAACTGCAGGCCGTAACTGCTATTGCTGAAGGTCGTCGTTAA
- the spoT gene encoding bifunctional GTP diphosphokinase/guanosine-3',5'-bis pyrophosphate 3'-pyrophosphohydrolase, with protein MYLFESLNQLIQSYLPEEQIKRLRQAYLVARDAHEGQTRSSGEPYITHPVAVACILAEMKLDHETLMAALLHDVIEDTPATYQDMEQLFGKSVAELVEGVSKLDKLKFRDKKEAQAENFRKMIMAMVQDIRVILIKLADRTHNMRTLGSLRPDKRRRIARETLEIYSPLAHRLGIHHLKTELEELGFEALYPNRYRVIKEVVKAARGNRKEMIQKILSEIDGRLQEAGIPCRVSGREKHLYSIYCKMTLKEQRFHSIMDIYAFRVIVHDMDTCYRVLGQMHSLYKPRPGRVKDYIAIPKANGYQSLHTSMIGPHGVPVEVQIRTEDMDQMAEMGVAAHWAYKEQGESSTTAQIRAQRWMQSLLELQQSAGSSFEFIESVKSDLFPDEIYVFTPEGRIVELPAGATPVDFAYAVHTDIGHACVGARVDRQPYPLSQSLTSGQTIEIITAPGARPNAAWLNFVVSSKARAKIRQMLKNLKRDDSVSLGRRLLNHALGGSRKLAEIPAENLQRELDRMKLASLDDLLAEIGLGNAMSVVVAKNLQGESSITAQPGTTASTGHSNLPIKGADGVLITFAKCCRPIPGDPIVAHVSPGKGLVIHHESCRNIRGYQKEPEKFMAVEWDKETEQEFITEIKVDMFNHQGALANLTAAINTAGSNIQSLNTEEKDGRVYSAFIRLTARDRVHLANIMRKIRVMPDVIKVTRNRN; from the coding sequence TTGTATCTGTTTGAAAGCCTGAATCAGCTGATTCAAAGTTATCTGCCAGAGGAGCAAATTAAGCGCCTCCGGCAGGCATACCTTGTCGCACGTGATGCTCACGAGGGACAAACTCGTTCAAGCGGTGAACCCTACATCACCCATCCAGTCGCCGTTGCCTGTATCCTGGCCGAGATGAAACTCGACCATGAAACGCTCATGGCAGCGCTTCTGCATGACGTGATTGAAGACACCCCGGCCACCTACCAGGATATGGAACAGCTGTTTGGCAAAAGCGTTGCCGAACTGGTGGAAGGGGTTTCTAAGCTAGACAAACTGAAGTTCCGCGATAAGAAAGAGGCTCAGGCCGAAAACTTCCGCAAAATGATCATGGCGATGGTGCAGGATATCCGCGTCATTTTGATCAAGCTTGCTGACCGTACCCACAACATGCGTACGCTCGGGTCACTGCGCCCGGATAAGCGTCGACGCATTGCCCGTGAAACCCTCGAAATCTACAGCCCACTCGCTCACCGCCTCGGTATTCATCACCTGAAAACCGAACTGGAAGAGCTCGGCTTTGAAGCGCTTTACCCAAACCGCTACCGCGTCATAAAAGAAGTGGTAAAAGCGGCGCGCGGTAACCGCAAAGAGATGATTCAAAAGATCCTCTCGGAAATCGACGGGCGTTTACAGGAAGCAGGCATCCCCTGCCGCGTAAGCGGTCGCGAGAAGCACCTTTACTCCATTTACTGCAAGATGACGCTCAAAGAACAGCGTTTCCATTCGATCATGGATATCTACGCGTTTCGCGTCATTGTCCACGATATGGACACCTGCTATCGAGTCCTCGGGCAAATGCACAGCCTCTACAAGCCTCGTCCGGGCCGGGTTAAAGACTACATCGCCATTCCGAAAGCGAACGGCTATCAGTCTCTGCACACCTCAATGATTGGGCCGCACGGCGTCCCGGTTGAAGTGCAAATCCGTACCGAAGACATGGATCAGATGGCGGAAATGGGGGTCGCTGCGCACTGGGCTTATAAAGAACAGGGCGAAAGCAGCACTACCGCACAAATTCGCGCTCAGCGCTGGATGCAGAGCCTGCTGGAGCTGCAGCAAAGCGCCGGTAGTTCGTTTGAATTTATCGAGAGCGTAAAATCCGATCTGTTCCCGGATGAGATTTACGTTTTCACCCCGGAAGGCCGCATTGTAGAGCTGCCCGCTGGCGCGACGCCGGTGGACTTTGCCTACGCCGTGCATACCGATATCGGCCACGCTTGCGTCGGCGCTCGCGTCGACCGCCAGCCGTACCCGCTTTCACAGTCTTTGACCAGCGGGCAAACTATCGAAATCATCACTGCGCCTGGCGCGCGGCCAAACGCCGCATGGCTCAATTTTGTCGTCAGCTCGAAAGCTCGCGCCAAAATTCGCCAGATGCTGAAAAACCTTAAGCGTGATGACTCCGTAAGCCTGGGTCGCCGTCTGCTCAACCATGCGCTGGGCGGTAGCCGTAAACTGGCAGAAATTCCGGCGGAAAATCTCCAGCGTGAGCTGGACCGCATGAAGCTTGCGTCTCTTGACGATCTACTGGCTGAAATTGGCCTCGGTAACGCGATGAGCGTGGTGGTGGCGAAAAACCTGCAGGGTGAATCGTCGATTACCGCTCAACCCGGTACTACGGCATCGACAGGCCACAGCAATTTACCGATCAAAGGCGCCGACGGCGTATTGATCACCTTCGCTAAGTGTTGCCGCCCAATTCCAGGCGATCCTATCGTCGCTCACGTCAGCCCGGGCAAAGGGCTGGTTATCCACCATGAATCCTGTCGAAATATTCGTGGCTACCAGAAAGAGCCTGAGAAGTTTATGGCCGTGGAGTGGGATAAAGAGACCGAGCAGGAGTTCATCACCGAGATCAAGGTGGACATGTTTAACCACCAGGGCGCTTTGGCGAATCTCACCGCGGCAATCAATACCGCTGGCTCTAATATTCAAAGCCTGAATACCGAAGAGAAAGACGGCCGAGTGTACAGCGCCTTTATTCGTCTGACAGCCCGGGATCGCGTCCATCTGGCTAACATCATGCGCAAAATTCGCGTGATGCCGGATGTGATTAAAGTTACCCGCAACAGAAATTAG
- the trmH gene encoding tRNA (guanosine(18)-2'-O)-methyltransferase TrmH yields MNPQRYARICEMLARRQPDLTVCMEQVHKPHNVSAIIRTADAVGVHEVHAVWPGNRMRTMASAAAGSNSWVEVKTHKTIGEAVTQLKSSGMQILATHLSDKAVDFREIDYTRPTCILMGQEKTGITEEALALADQDIIIPMIGMVQSLNVSVASALILYEAQRQRQNAGMYRRENSTLPESEQQRLLFEGGYPVLANVSRRKGLPYPHVNQQGEIEADAAWWATMQSAK; encoded by the coding sequence ATGAATCCTCAACGTTATGCGCGTATTTGCGAGATGCTCGCCAGACGCCAGCCGGACCTGACCGTGTGTATGGAGCAGGTGCATAAGCCCCATAACGTCTCCGCCATCATCCGTACCGCCGATGCCGTAGGCGTGCATGAAGTGCACGCCGTTTGGCCCGGAAACCGTATGCGCACCATGGCGTCTGCCGCTGCAGGAAGCAACTCCTGGGTTGAAGTCAAAACGCACAAGACTATCGGCGAGGCCGTTACTCAGCTAAAAAGCAGCGGAATGCAGATTCTGGCCACTCATCTTTCCGATAAAGCCGTCGATTTCCGTGAGATAGACTATACCCGCCCAACCTGCATTCTGATGGGGCAGGAAAAAACCGGCATTACCGAAGAGGCGCTAGCGCTTGCTGACCAGGACATCATCATCCCGATGATTGGCATGGTGCAGTCGCTGAACGTCTCCGTTGCCTCCGCGCTGATTCTGTATGAAGCTCAGCGCCAGCGTCAAAATGCAGGCATGTATCGCCGCGAAAACAGTACGTTACCGGAATCAGAGCAGCAGAGATTGCTGTTTGAAGGCGGTTACCCTGTGCTGGCGAACGTCTCCCGCCGTAAAGGCTTACCGTACCCACATGTGAATCAGCAGGGTGAGATAGAAGCTGATGCCGCATGGTGGGCAACGATGCAGTCAGCGAAGTAA
- the recG gene encoding ATP-dependent DNA helicase RecG produces MKGRLLDAIPLSTLAGVGASQSGKLAKIGLHTIQDLLLHLPLRYEDRTHLYPINDLQPGLYATVEGEVLNCNISFGGRRMMTCQISDGTGILTLRFFNFNAAMKNSLSTGKRVLAYGEAKRGKYGAEMFHPEYRIQGDLSTPDLQETLTPVYPTTEGIRQATLRKLTDQALELLDTCAITELLPAELSQGMMSLPEALRTLHRPPPDMKLADLETGKHPAQQRLILEELLAHNLSMLALRAGAQRYHALPLGNHDELKNQLLAALPFKPTGAQARVVAEIERDMALDVPMMRLVQGDVGSGKTLVAALAALRAIAHGKQVGLMAPTELLAEQHANNFRLWFEPLGIEVGWLAGKQKGKARIAQQEAIASGQVSMVVGTHAIFQEQVQFAGLALVIIDEQHRFGVHQRLALWEKGQIQGFHPHQLIMTATPIPRTLAMTAYADLDTSVIDELPPGRTPVTTVAIADTRRGEIIERVRSACRDEKRQAYWVCTLIEESELLEAQAAEVTWEELKTALPELNIGLVHGRMKPQEKQAVMQAFKLGELHLLVATTVIEVGVDVPNASLMIIENPERLGLAQLHQLRGRVGRGAVASHCVLLYKSPLSKTAQLRLQVLRDSNDGFVIAQKDLEIRGPGELLGTRQTGNAEFKVADLLRDQGMIPQVQRLARHIHERYPEQAKALIERWMPETERYSNA; encoded by the coding sequence ATGAAAGGCCGCCTGCTGGATGCCATACCGCTAAGCACGCTTGCCGGAGTGGGTGCCAGCCAGAGCGGCAAGCTGGCCAAAATTGGCCTGCACACGATTCAGGATTTACTGCTGCACCTGCCGCTTCGCTACGAAGACCGCACCCATCTCTACCCCATTAACGATCTCCAACCCGGCCTTTACGCCACGGTGGAAGGTGAAGTGCTGAACTGCAATATCTCCTTCGGCGGCCGCCGAATGATGACCTGCCAGATTAGCGACGGCACCGGCATTCTTACCCTGCGCTTCTTTAATTTCAACGCGGCGATGAAGAACAGCCTTTCCACCGGAAAGCGCGTGCTCGCTTACGGTGAAGCCAAACGCGGTAAATACGGTGCCGAGATGTTCCATCCTGAATACCGCATTCAGGGGGATCTCAGCACGCCGGATCTGCAGGAAACGCTCACGCCGGTTTACCCGACAACTGAAGGCATCCGCCAGGCCACACTGCGTAAGTTGACCGATCAGGCGCTTGAGCTGCTGGATACCTGCGCAATTACCGAGCTTCTGCCCGCCGAGCTGAGCCAGGGCATGATGAGCCTGCCGGAAGCGTTACGCACCCTGCACCGCCCGCCGCCGGACATGAAACTGGCCGATCTCGAAACCGGTAAGCATCCTGCGCAGCAGCGGCTGATCCTCGAAGAACTGCTTGCCCATAACCTGAGCATGCTGGCACTACGCGCCGGGGCACAGCGTTACCATGCGCTGCCGCTGGGCAATCACGACGAGCTAAAAAACCAACTGCTTGCTGCCCTGCCCTTTAAACCTACCGGGGCACAGGCGCGAGTCGTGGCAGAAATAGAACGCGATATGGCGCTGGACGTCCCCATGATGCGCCTGGTACAGGGCGATGTGGGTTCCGGTAAAACGCTGGTTGCCGCACTTGCCGCGCTGAGAGCTATTGCTCATGGGAAGCAGGTTGGCCTGATGGCACCTACCGAGCTGCTGGCAGAACAGCACGCCAATAACTTCCGTCTGTGGTTTGAACCATTAGGCATCGAAGTGGGCTGGCTTGCCGGAAAGCAGAAAGGGAAGGCCAGAATTGCGCAACAGGAAGCCATCGCCAGCGGTCAGGTTTCAATGGTGGTCGGCACTCACGCTATTTTCCAGGAACAGGTACAGTTTGCCGGACTGGCGCTGGTTATCATTGATGAACAGCACCGTTTTGGCGTTCATCAGCGCCTGGCGCTGTGGGAAAAAGGCCAGATTCAGGGCTTTCACCCTCATCAGTTGATCATGACCGCGACCCCTATTCCGCGCACGCTGGCGATGACCGCCTATGCCGACCTTGATACTTCCGTTATTGACGAGCTGCCGCCGGGACGAACGCCGGTCACCACCGTTGCGATAGCCGATACCCGACGGGGCGAGATAATCGAGCGCGTACGCAGCGCCTGCCGCGACGAGAAACGCCAGGCTTACTGGGTTTGCACGCTGATTGAAGAGTCTGAACTGCTGGAAGCCCAGGCGGCAGAAGTCACCTGGGAAGAGCTCAAAACCGCGCTGCCGGAGCTTAATATTGGCCTGGTGCACGGGCGTATGAAGCCGCAGGAAAAACAGGCGGTGATGCAGGCCTTTAAGCTAGGTGAACTGCATCTTCTGGTCGCCACCACGGTGATTGAAGTCGGCGTGGATGTGCCCAACGCCAGCCTGATGATTATTGAAAACCCCGAACGTTTAGGGCTTGCGCAACTCCACCAGCTGCGCGGCCGCGTAGGCCGTGGCGCGGTGGCCTCTCATTGCGTGTTGCTGTATAAATCCCCGCTATCCAAAACGGCGCAGCTTCGCCTGCAGGTGCTGAGAGACAGCAACGATGGCTTTGTGATTGCGCAAAAAGACCTGGAGATTCGAGGGCCTGGCGAGCTGCTTGGAACTCGCCAGACGGGTAACGCAGAATTCAAAGTGGCCGACCTGCTGCGGGACCAGGGGATGATCCCGCAGGTTCAGCGCCTGGCGCGCCATATTCACGAACGCTATCCCGAACAGGCTAAGGCGCTGATTGAACGCTGGATGCCGGAAACCGAACGCTACTCCAACGCTTAA
- the gltS gene encoding sodium/glutamate symporter, producing MFHLDTLSTLVAATLVLLLGRKMVHSVPFLKKYTIPEPVAGGLLVAVALLVLKKSMGWEIEFDMSLKDPLMLAFFATIGLNANIASLRKGGKVVGIFLLIVVGLLVMQNAIGIGMASMLGLDPLMGLLAGSITLSGGHGTGAAWGKLFTERYGFQNATEVAMACATFGLVLGGLIGGPVARYLVRHSSTPNGAPDDNEIPGAFEKPDVGRVITSLVLIETIALIAICLTAGRVVAGLLQGTLFELPTFVCVLFVGVILSNLLAAVGFYRVYERAVSVLGNVCLSLFLAMALMSLKLWELASLALPMLAILAVQTLFMALYAIFVTWRFMGKNYDAAVLAAGHCGFGMGATPTAIANMQAITERFGPSHMAFLVVPMVGAFFIDIVNAVVIKLFLMLPLFA from the coding sequence ATGTTTCATCTTGATACCCTTTCTACTCTGGTGGCCGCTACGTTAGTCCTGCTTCTGGGGCGTAAAATGGTCCACTCCGTCCCTTTTCTCAAGAAGTACACCATTCCTGAACCCGTCGCTGGTGGGCTGCTGGTCGCCGTTGCGCTGCTGGTCCTGAAAAAAAGCATGGGTTGGGAAATTGAGTTTGATATGAGCCTCAAAGATCCTTTGATGCTCGCTTTCTTTGCCACTATCGGCCTGAACGCCAATATCGCCAGCTTGCGCAAGGGCGGGAAGGTGGTGGGGATTTTCCTGCTTATCGTCGTTGGGCTGCTGGTGATGCAGAACGCTATTGGCATCGGTATGGCCAGCATGCTGGGGCTCGATCCGCTGATGGGGCTGCTGGCAGGCTCGATAACCTTATCCGGCGGGCACGGTACCGGTGCGGCCTGGGGCAAGCTCTTTACCGAGCGCTATGGCTTCCAGAATGCGACGGAGGTTGCCATGGCCTGTGCGACCTTTGGCCTGGTGCTGGGGGGGTTAATTGGCGGCCCGGTTGCTCGCTATCTGGTGAGGCATTCTTCTACGCCGAATGGCGCCCCGGATGATAATGAAATTCCCGGCGCGTTTGAAAAGCCTGACGTAGGGCGTGTCATTACGTCCCTGGTGCTGATTGAAACTATTGCCCTGATTGCCATTTGCCTGACGGCCGGACGCGTCGTTGCCGGATTGCTGCAGGGGACGCTGTTTGAGCTGCCGACGTTTGTCTGCGTGCTGTTTGTCGGCGTCATTCTCAGTAATTTACTGGCGGCGGTGGGGTTTTACCGCGTCTACGAGCGTGCGGTTTCGGTGTTGGGCAACGTTTGCCTGTCGCTGTTCCTGGCGATGGCGTTAATGAGCCTTAAACTTTGGGAGCTGGCTTCTCTGGCGCTGCCTATGCTGGCTATTCTGGCCGTTCAAACGCTGTTTATGGCGCTATATGCCATCTTTGTGACCTGGCGTTTTATGGGCAAAAACTACGATGCGGCGGTGCTGGCCGCCGGTCACTGTGGTTTTGGCATGGGCGCCACGCCGACGGCTATTGCTAACATGCAGGCAATTACCGAGCGGTTTGGCCCGTCGCATATGGCGTTTCTGGTGGTGCCGATGGTGGGAGCGTTCTTTATCGACATCGTGAATGCGGTGGTGATCAAGCTGTTCCTGATGCTGCCGCTGTTTGCTTAA
- a CDS encoding nucleobase:cation symporter-2 family protein, translating into MSVNAVESENAQPVAQTQPSELIYRLEDRPPLPQTLFAACQHLLAMFVAVITPALLICQALGLPASDTQHIISMSLFASGVASIIQIKAWGPVGSGLLSIQGTSFNFVSPLIMGGMALKNGGADVPTMMAALFGTLMLASCTEMLISRVLHLARRIITPLVSGVVVMIIGLSLIQVGLTSIGGGYGAMADHTFGAPKNLLLAGAVLLVIILLNRQRNPYLRVASLVIAMAVGYLLAWALDMLPATTQPANTDLIMVPMPLYYGLGIDWSLLIPLMLVFMVTSLETIGDITATSDVSEQPVSGPLYMKRLKGGVLANGLNSCVSAVFNTFPNSCFGQNNGVIQLTGVASRYVGFVVALMLIVLGLFPAVSGFVQHIPEPVLGGATIVMFGTIAASGVRIVSREPLNRRAIMIIALSLAVGLGVSQQPLILQFAPDWLKTLLSSGIAAGGITAIILNLVFPPEKA; encoded by the coding sequence ATGTCCGTCAATGCCGTAGAGTCAGAAAATGCGCAACCGGTTGCGCAGACTCAACCGAGCGAACTAATCTATCGCCTTGAAGATCGCCCGCCGCTTCCACAAACGCTTTTCGCCGCCTGTCAGCACCTGCTGGCTATGTTTGTGGCGGTGATTACCCCGGCATTGTTAATTTGCCAGGCGTTGGGGTTACCGGCATCAGACACTCAGCACATTATCAGCATGTCTTTGTTTGCCTCTGGCGTGGCTTCGATTATTCAAATCAAAGCCTGGGGGCCGGTAGGTTCAGGCCTGTTGTCGATTCAGGGCACCAGCTTTAACTTTGTTTCACCGCTGATTATGGGCGGTATGGCGCTAAAAAACGGCGGCGCGGACGTGCCGACGATGATGGCCGCGCTGTTCGGTACCCTGATGCTTGCCAGCTGCACGGAAATGCTGATTTCTCGCGTCCTGCACCTGGCCCGCCGCATTATTACGCCGCTGGTTTCCGGCGTGGTGGTGATGATTATCGGCCTGTCGCTGATTCAGGTTGGGCTAACTTCTATCGGCGGCGGCTACGGCGCAATGGCTGACCATACCTTTGGCGCGCCGAAAAACCTGCTGCTGGCGGGCGCGGTTCTGCTGGTTATTATCCTGCTAAACCGCCAGCGTAACCCTTACCTGCGCGTAGCCTCGCTGGTTATTGCAATGGCCGTGGGCTATCTGCTGGCCTGGGCGCTGGACATGCTGCCTGCCACAACTCAGCCAGCTAACACCGACCTTATAATGGTACCAATGCCGCTGTATTACGGCCTTGGCATCGACTGGAGCCTGCTTATCCCGCTGATGCTGGTCTTTATGGTGACCTCGCTGGAAACCATCGGCGATATCACCGCCACCTCTGACGTATCAGAGCAGCCGGTTTCTGGCCCACTTTACATGAAGCGTCTGAAGGGTGGCGTGCTGGCAAACGGCCTCAACTCCTGCGTTTCTGCCGTGTTCAATACCTTCCCTAACTCCTGCTTTGGTCAGAACAATGGCGTCATTCAGCTGACCGGCGTTGCCAGCCGCTATGTCGGTTTTGTTGTCGCGCTGATGCTGATCGTGCTTGGCTTATTCCCGGCGGTCAGTGGCTTCGTGCAGCACATTCCTGAGCCGGTTCTCGGCGGCGCAACGATTGTGATGTTCGGCACCATTGCGGCCTCCGGCGTACGTATTGTTTCCCGCGAACCGCTAAACCGCCGCGCGATTATGATTATCGCCCTGTCGCTCGCCGTGGGTCTGGGCGTCTCCCAGCAGCCGCTGATTTTGCAGTTTGCACCAGACTGGCTGAAAACCCTGCTTTCCTCAGGCATTGCCGCTGGCGGGATCACAGCCATTATTTTGAACCTGGTTTTCCCTCCGGAAAAAGCGTAA
- a CDS encoding AsmA family protein — translation MKFLGKLVLILLGLVILALIAFYILLQTRWGAGQISSWVNEKTNYHLSFNEMEHDWSSPTHLMFHNVTFGRSGQPATLVAKNVDIGLSTRQFSQPLYVDTILLQQGTLNLSSNAVPLPLEADKLQLQDMAINSPDSEWNLSAQRVEGGVSPWRPQAGKVLGNKATIAFSAGSLTLNGVNASNVLLQGNLDNEQVTLTTLGADVARGSLTGNAHRNADGSWEVGSLRLNDIRLQTAKSLSDFLAPVTSIPSLTIDRLEITDARLEGKEWAVSDLALSLRNLTLANGGWQSDDGQLSMNASEFINGSLHLQDPIVNVDFAPAAATLRQFSSRWEGGLVRASGQWLREGNQAVMDEVVVGGLEYTLPSNWKALWMETLPDWLNSITVKKFSANRNLIIDIDPAWPFQMTGLDGTATNIQLARDHQWGIWSGNASFNAAAATFNRVDVRRPSLSLTANQSQVAITELSAFAGKGLLEATATVSQTPQRAVSVSLKGQSVPVNVLHAWGWPSLPLEGDGNLQLSVTGQVSANSALKPTVNGSLQATGASGQQIQQTMHNGEVPGA, via the coding sequence ATGAAATTCCTCGGAAAGCTGGTTCTTATCCTGTTGGGCCTTGTCATACTGGCGCTGATTGCCTTTTACATCCTGCTGCAAACCCGCTGGGGCGCTGGCCAAATCAGCAGCTGGGTGAATGAAAAAACCAACTACCATCTCTCTTTCAATGAGATGGAACACGACTGGTCTTCGCCCACTCACCTGATGTTTCATAACGTTACTTTTGGCCGCAGCGGCCAGCCCGCAACGCTGGTAGCAAAGAACGTGGATATTGGCCTGAGTACGCGACAGTTTTCTCAGCCACTCTATGTCGACACTATTTTGCTCCAGCAGGGAACGCTGAATCTCAGTTCGAACGCCGTTCCGCTCCCGCTTGAGGCAGATAAACTGCAGCTGCAGGATATGGCCATTAACAGCCCGGATAGCGAGTGGAACCTCAGCGCTCAGCGCGTTGAGGGCGGCGTTTCACCCTGGAGGCCTCAGGCCGGGAAAGTACTGGGCAATAAAGCCACTATAGCCTTCAGCGCGGGCTCACTGACGCTTAATGGCGTCAACGCCAGCAACGTCTTGCTGCAGGGAAACCTGGATAATGAACAAGTCACGCTGACCACTCTCGGTGCGGACGTTGCACGTGGCTCGCTGACCGGCAACGCCCACCGCAATGCCGACGGCTCGTGGGAGGTTGGCAGCCTACGCCTGAACGATATTCGCCTGCAAACGGCAAAATCGCTCAGCGATTTTCTAGCGCCGGTGACGTCGATTCCCTCGTTAACCATCGATCGCCTTGAGATAACCGATGCGCGGCTGGAAGGGAAAGAGTGGGCGGTGAGCGACCTGGCCCTTAGCCTGCGTAATCTGACGTTGGCTAACGGAGGCTGGCAAAGCGATGACGGCCAGCTGTCGATGAACGCCAGCGAGTTCATCAACGGCTCGCTGCATTTGCAGGATCCGATCGTAAACGTCGATTTTGCTCCAGCTGCGGCCACGCTCCGCCAGTTCAGCTCCCGCTGGGAAGGCGGTTTAGTCCGCGCTTCCGGGCAATGGTTGCGCGAGGGTAATCAGGCGGTGATGGATGAAGTCGTCGTGGGCGGGCTCGAATATACGCTGCCATCCAACTGGAAGGCCCTGTGGATGGAGACGCTTCCGGACTGGCTGAATAGCATCACGGTGAAAAAGTTTTCGGCTAATCGCAATCTGATTATCGATATCGACCCGGCATGGCCGTTCCAAATGACAGGCCTGGATGGTACAGCGACGAATATTCAGCTGGCGCGGGATCATCAATGGGGAATTTGGTCAGGCAATGCCTCGTTTAATGCCGCCGCCGCCACCTTTAACCGGGTTGACGTGCGCCGCCCGTCGCTGTCGTTAACGGCAAATCAGAGCCAGGTGGCGATCACGGAGCTGAGCGCCTTCGCCGGGAAAGGATTACTGGAAGCAACGGCAACCGTGAGCCAAACGCCTCAACGGGCCGTCAGCGTTAGCCTGAAGGGCCAGAGCGTGCCGGTGAACGTGCTGCACGCCTGGGGCTGGCCTTCTCTTCCGCTCGAGGGCGACGGTAACCTGCAGCTTTCGGTTACCGGGCAGGTATCAGCCAATTCGGCTCTGAAACCGACAGTAAACGGCAGCCTGCAGGCCACAGGCGCCAGCGGGCAACAGATCCAACAGACTATGCATAATGGAGAAGTTCCCGGCGCGTAA